In Dryocola sp. LX212, the genomic stretch ACGGGCGGTATCCTTCGTCCAGTAAATATCTGGGATAATTGTCTTTGCCATTAACTGGAACAGCAAAAATTGCCCCGGATGCCTTCCAGCGATTTGGGCCAGCGCTTGGATTACCATTTTTAAAATTGGCTTTATCGGAGAGTTCACGGGCCGACAACCAGACAGAATCCTGCAAAATCTGCTCATTAAGCTTATCAAGACGACGAGCATTCCGTTCGGCTCTCTGCTGCTTTTTTTCTGCAGCAGCCAGATGCGATGAGCGACTCACCTCATCGTTCAGTGAAATGAGCGATGACAGCGCCGCGTTTACGGCAGCTTCTATCGCTATTTCCATCATTTCGCCAAAAGCAGCATGCCGTCCGGAGATGTCACCTAAATCAATGAGGAGATATTCAGATTCCTTATTGAGCTTCAAATGATGCAGTTCTTTGCCGCTCAAAGCCTGCACGTTACAGGGCATATCATTACGCCGGGCGAGATTTGCCTTCGAAACCATTTGTCACCTCCGTACGGCTATTACTTACGCGGTTATATCCATTATATGCGTTATATATGGTTTGTCACCCTCGTCCTCATTTCACACTTCCTTCTCCAGATCCAGCAGCTCTTCGAGCGTCAGCACGTTGTTGTTGATCACGTCCATCGCCTTGTTAAGCCCCTGATTATAAAAGAGCGGTGCGATCTTCTTCACCAGATCGTCAAGAAAGAACTCGGCTTCGAACTGGCCGAGCTGCAGATCGTGTTTGTCCTCCATATAATCAACGATATGCCCTACTACCGCGTTGTAGTCATCCTGGGGTAGTTTGAGATTTTTCATATCCGCCTCCTTGTGGCTTACGCAGGCCACGTTTTAATGATTTCAATTACGCCGTTGATGATGAACTGCACGCCCATGCAGACCAGCAGGAAGCCCATCAGGCGCGATATGGCCTCGATGCCGCTTTTACCTACCATGCGCATAATGGCACCGGAGCTGCGGAGGCTTGCCCACAGAATGATCCCCACCAGCATGAAGATAATTGGTGGCGCAACCAGTACAACCCACGGAGTAAAGTCGACGCCGTGTTTAATGGTTGAGGCTGAGCTGATGATCATCGCAATGGTCCCCGGCCCGGCGGTGCTCGGCATTGCCAGCGGCACAAAGGCAATATTGGTCTCCGGCTCCTCGCTCAGCTCTTCATGCTTGCTTCTGGATTCCGGCGACTCGTGCGCCTTCTGCTGCGGGAACAGCATGCGGAAACCGATAAGCCCGACGATCAGCCCGCCCGCAATACGCAGGCCCGGAATTGAGATACCAAAAGTGCTCATGACGACCTGACCGGCGTAATACGCAACCATCATAATGATGAACACGTTCACCGAGGCCATTACCGCCGTGCGATTTCGCGCCTTGCCGTTCATATTCCCTGCGAGCCCCAGGAACAGCGCAACCGTTGTCAGGGGGTTTGCCAGCGGCAAGAGCACCATCAGCCCAAGCCCAATGGCCTGCAGTAATTCAATCATCAGTAAGCCCCTATGTCCGTTACGTTATTTCAGCCGAGTATACTAATCAATTGCGCTTAATGCCGTCAGGGTTTTGTTGCAGGGTTAAACTTGCCCTGCCCACTGAAACGTTTTAGCTATTTGTGTCATTTTTTTTCGCCGATGGACCATCACGTTGACTTATACTTGCCCTGGCAATAATATCTCGCGTGATTAATCTACTTGCCTGGGCAACCATAGTGAAAAGTACAAGCGATCTGTTTAATGAAATGATCCCACTCGGTCGGCTGATTCACATGGTTAATCAGCATAAAGACCGCCTGCTCAACGATTATCTTTCGCCGCTGGATATCACCGCCACGCAATTTAAGGTGCTCTGCTCCATCTATTGCCAGGTGTGCATAACGCCGGTTGAGTTAAAGAAAGTGCTGTCGGTAGATCTCGGCGCGTTAACCCGCATGCTCGATCGCCTGCTTTGTAAGGGCTGGATCGAGCGTTTGCCTAACCCGAACGATAAACGCGGCGTTCTGGTGAGGCTGACGCCCGAAGGGAAAACGCTGTGTGAGAAATGCCACAGCCTCGTAGGCCAGGACCTGCACCAGGAACTAACTAAAAACCTGACGGCAGATGAAGTCGACGCGCTTTATCACCTGCTGACAAAGGTTTTGCCGTAAAGCTGAAATGAGGTGAGACGATGTCCAGACGCAATAACGATGCAGTGACAGTACATAGCATTTTGGACTGGATAGAAGAGAACCTGGAAACCCCTTTATCGCTAGAGAAGGTTTCCCAGCGTTCAGGCTACTCTAAGTGGCACCTGCAAAGAATGTTTAAAAAAGAGACCGGGCACTCCCTGGGACAATATATTCGCAATCGCAAACTGACCGAGATCGCCCAGAAGCTGAAAGAGAGCGACGAGCCGATTCTCTATTTAGCCGAACGGTACGGGTTTGAATCCCAGCAGACGCTGACCCGCACGTTCAAGAACTATTTTTCCGTGCCGCCGCACAAGTATCGCATCACGCACCTTGCCGGCGACGGAAAGTATCTTCATCCGCTAAATCATTAAGTCATCAATGCTGTAAGCGCCTGTTTATTAAGGCGTAAACGAGGAAATCATGAAACGCTTTATCGCCGCTGCAGCCCTGGTACTGGCGCTGGTATCGGGCAACGTTCTGGCGGAACAATCAGGTAGTTATAACGCCTCCCAGGCCAACCACGGCGGCATGATGATGCCCCCTGCTGATAGCCCTGCCGGCAACACCATCAGCGACAAGTCCGAGCATCTGGGGACACCGTACTATAACGGCCACGAGTGATTCAATAATCTTCGTATGACGCTGCGCTTATCCGGCCTGAAGGCAGCGTCACCCTCCGCTTTTAACCGTTAACCGCCCTTCTGACTTTCAACCCAAACACGTTGATATACAGCCCCGCCATAATCAGTGCCGCACCGACCAGTTGTGTGGCAGACAGCGTTTCGTCCAGCAGCAGAGCGGCGCTTGCCATGCCGACGACCGGCACCAGCAGCGACAGCGGCGCAACACGCCAGGTTTCATAGCGGCCCAGCAGGCTGCCCCAGATGCCGTAGCCGATAATGGTGGCGACAAAGGCAAGATAGACCAGCGACGCGACGGTGACAAAATCGATAGTCACCAGGCTTTGCAGCATAACCGCCGGGCCGTCCATCAGCAGGCTTGCCACAAAGAACGGAATAACCGGGATAAGCGCGCTCCACACCACCAGCGACATAATCGGCGGGCGTGAGGCCAGCTGCATAATTTTTTTATTGAAGATGTTGCCGCACGCCCAGCTGAACGCCGCCGCCAGCGTCAGCATAAAGCCCAGCAGCGCGACGTGCTCGCCGCCGAGGCTACCCTCAATCAGGATCAGCACGCCGATGACCGCAAGCGTAATACCGGCAATCTGTTTCGTCTGTAAACGTTCCCGGAAGGCAAAGGCCCCCAGAATAATGGTGAAAAATGCCTGCGCCTGTAATACCAGCGACGCAAGCCCGGCTGGCATGCCGAATTTAATAGCGCTGAACAGAAAGGCGAACTGCCCAAAGCTGATGGTCAGGGCATAGGCCGCAAGTAATCGAAACGGGATGCGGGGACGGGCGACGAATAACAACGCGGGGAACGCCACCAGCAAAAAACGTAAGCCTGCCAGCAGCAGCGGCGGCATATTATGCAGCCCCATTTTAATCACTACGAAATTAAGTCCCCACACTACGACCACTAGCATCGCCAGTAATCCGTCTTTACGCGTCATACCCTGCCCCTGTAAGTAACAATTTTGTTAAAACCTAAGCCTAAAACGGCGCGCTGAACAGATACAGATCGTAATTAATGACTGCCATACAGATTTGTTATGGCGTGCACCTGCCAGAATCAGTACCTGTACACGCCTGTTTCTTCATGATAAATCTGACGATCTGACAGCACGATCCCCATGATAACGATAAAATGACGATCTATAAGAAGTGGTTTTCCGGTAAGGCATTATCAACAAGCGTGTTACTTATCGCCTCCCTGCTGCTCACCGTGGGACGCGGCCTGACGCTGCCGTTTATGACGATTTATCTGTCCCGCCAGTACGCCATGCCGCTAAAAGAGATCGGCTTTGCTCTGACGCTGGCCCTGACGGCAGGCGTTGTCTTCAGCCTGTGGTTCGGCATTCTTGCGGATAAATTCGATAAAAAAATCTCTATGCTGCTGTCGATTATTCTCTTCCTCGGCGGCTTTATCGCCATTCCGCTGGTCAATAATGCCGTGCTGGTCGTAGTGTTTTATTCGCTGATTAACTGCGCCTATTCCGTTTTCGCTACGGTGCTGAAAGGCTATTTTTCCGACACGCTGGAAATCCACCAGAAGCCGAAAATTTTCTCGCTCAACTATACCTTCGCCAACATCGGCTGGACGGTTGGGCCGCCGATTGGCACGCTCGCGGTGCTATACAGCACAAACCTGCCGTTCTGGCTCTCCGGCCTGACGGCGGTGATCCCGTTCATTCTTATCAGCCGCTATGTGCACAGTGCCCCGGTTAACGAAAACGCGCAGCCAGGCACAACGGTGCTTTCACCACGAACAATGTTGCAAGACCGGGCGTTGATGTATTTCACCCTGTCGGCATTCCTTGGCTCGCTGGTATACGGATCTTTTGCCGCCTGCCTGTCGCAGTACGCCATCGCCATTTCCGACTCAAGCCTCGCGGAAAAAGTCGTCGGCGTGGTGCTGCCGGTGAACGCATTTGTCGTCGTTGTTTTTCAATACCTGATAGGGAAGCGCATCCGCCCGGATAACATCAGGAAATTGATGTTCTACGGCACGCTGTTTTTCATGGCCGGGCTGGCCGGTTTTATGCTGTCGGGAAATAACCTGCTGTTGTGGGGGATTTCCGCCGCCGTGTTCACCGTCGGGGAGCTTATTTACGCGCCGGGGGAATATATGCTGGTAGATAACATTGCCCCGCCGGGCCTGAAGGCGAGCTACTTCGCGGCACAACAGCTGGGATGGCTGGGGGGAGCCTGTAATCCGATGATCACCGGCCTGCTGCTGACGTGGTTTGCGCCGTCGATACTTTTCGTCGTGCTGATGGCGGCGATTGTGCTGGCTTATTTCATGATTGTGCGGGGAATGGCCGTGAAGTCACCGACCATTCCCTCCATGTTTTAAAGCAAATTCCGTGGGGTCTGCGCGGCCAGCTCTTCACGCAGGCTGGAAAGCGTGCGCTGCTGCTTGCCCGCTGGCAGATTGGCGTCAGACAGCCAGGCCTCAAATGCTTCCTTAACCAGCGGCCATTCGCCGTCGATAATGGAAAACCAGGCCGTGTCGCGCGTTCTGCCTTTATAGATCAGCAGCTGGCGGAACACGCCTTCAAAGTGAAAGCCAAGTCGCAGGGCGGCGCTGCGCGACGGGGCGTTCAGGCTGTCGCACTTCCACTCATAGCGGCGATAGCCCAGCTCGTCAAAAGCATATTTCATCAGCAGATAGTGTGCTTCCGTGGCCTGCACGGTGCGCTTTAGCTCCGGTGAAAAGGTCACAAAACCCACTTCCATCACGCCGTTTGTCGGGTCGATACGCATCAGCGCAACGGTGCCTAGCGCGTATCCGCTCAGGTTGTCGATAATCGCGTAGTGCAGCGGATCATTGCTTGCGGCGATAGCGTCAATGTGCCCCGCAAACTCCGCTTCACTGGCAAACGGTCCTGTGCCCAGATAGGTCCAGTCGCGACCGTCCTGCGCCTTGCCCCAGGCCTTGAGCAACGACTTTGTGTGAGCTTCGGGATCCAGAGGTTCAAGACGGCAGTATTTTCCCTCCAGCACCACGCGCTGGGGAAGCGGACGCGCCTGCCAGTCGGGCATCGGGTCGCCAATCGGTTGCAGATATTCATTGATAGATCCAGCCAAGACAAACCTCCGGGAACGGTGAGCAGTGACCCTGACTATAGTGATAAAGTGGCCTTAACCATAGAGCCAAAAAGAAGTTATTCCGGGAGACCACTTAATTAAATCGCCACCAGCCCGCGAACGCCCTCCGTTTCCATATCCCTTCCCGCTCCCCGCTGCACAATCGAACCGCGTGACATCACCAGATAGCTGTCCGCCAGCCCGGCGGCAAAATCGTAGAACTGCTCCACCAGCAGAATGGCCATATCGCCCCTTGCGGCAAGCTGGCTGATGACCAGGCCTATCTCTTTGATCACCGACGGCTGAATGCCCTCGGTAGGCTCATCAAGCATTAACAGCTGTGGCCTGCATGCCAGCGCACGGCCAATCGCCAGCTGCTGCTGTTGCCCACCAGAGAGATCGCCACCGCGGCGCAGCTTCATCTCTTTTAAAACAGGGAAAAGTTGATAAATTTCTTCAGGCACCTGCTTAGCGTCCCGGCCGGCAAACCGGGAAAGCCCCATCAGCAGGTTTTCCTCTACCGTCAGACGCGGAAAGATTTCTCTTCCCTGCGGCACGTAGGCAATGCCCGCCTGGACCCGCTGATGCGGCTTACGGGAAGTGATGTTGTTCTGCTGCCAGCTTACGCTGCCGGACTTTGCCGGGATCAGCCCCATCAGGCATTTAAGCAGCGTGCTTTTCCCCACGCCGTTACGTCCCAGCAGGCAGGTAACTTCGCCGATTTTTGCTTCAAACGATACGCCGCGCAGGATGTGGCTGCCGCCGTAAAACTGGTTTAGATCATCGACTATTAACATTGATTACCCCTTTCGGCGGATGACGCTGCGCTTCTCCGCCCTGCAACGAAACCAGCACCATCCGCCATAAATTATTATCGCCCCAGATAAACTTCTATCACCCGCTCGTTGGCCTGCACTTCGCGCAGCGATCCCTCCGCCAGCACCTGGCCCTGGTGTAATACCGTTACGTGGTCGGCGATGGTTTCAACGAAGCCCATGTCATGCTCCACCACCATCAGGGAATGCTTGCCCGCGAGGTTTTTGAATAATTCTGCGGTGTATTCCGTTTCCGCGTCGGTCATCCCCGC encodes the following:
- a CDS encoding integrase, with protein sequence MVSKANLARRNDMPCNVQALSGKELHHLKLNKESEYLLIDLGDISGRHAAFGEMMEIAIEAAVNAALSSLISLNDEVSRSSHLAAAEKKQQRAERNARRLDKLNEQILQDSVWLSARELSDKANFKNGNPSAGPNRWKASGAIFAVPVNGKDNYPRYLLDEGYRPLPAVKKILSIFGDSKTPWGLAIWFGSGNSWLDGQKPKDVLATMSERVIAAAKEECEGGLHG
- the marR gene encoding multiple antibiotic resistance transcriptional regulator MarR, whose protein sequence is MKSTSDLFNEMIPLGRLIHMVNQHKDRLLNDYLSPLDITATQFKVLCSIYCQVCITPVELKKVLSVDLGALTRMLDRLLCKGWIERLPNPNDKRGVLVRLTPEGKTLCEKCHSLVGQDLHQELTKNLTADEVDALYHLLTKVLP
- a CDS encoding DUF2164 family protein, giving the protein MKNLKLPQDDYNAVVGHIVDYMEDKHDLQLGQFEAEFFLDDLVKKIAPLFYNQGLNKAMDVINNNVLTLEELLDLEKEV
- a CDS encoding MarC family NAAT transporter; protein product: MIELLQAIGLGLMVLLPLANPLTTVALFLGLAGNMNGKARNRTAVMASVNVFIIMMVAYYAGQVVMSTFGISIPGLRIAGGLIVGLIGFRMLFPQQKAHESPESRSKHEELSEEPETNIAFVPLAMPSTAGPGTIAMIISSASTIKHGVDFTPWVVLVAPPIIFMLVGIILWASLRSSGAIMRMVGKSGIEAISRLMGFLLVCMGVQFIINGVIEIIKTWPA
- the eamA gene encoding O-acetylserine/cysteine exporter — translated: MTRKDGLLAMLVVVVWGLNFVVIKMGLHNMPPLLLAGLRFLLVAFPALLFVARPRIPFRLLAAYALTISFGQFAFLFSAIKFGMPAGLASLVLQAQAFFTIILGAFAFRERLQTKQIAGITLAVIGVLILIEGSLGGEHVALLGFMLTLAAAFSWACGNIFNKKIMQLASRPPIMSLVVWSALIPVIPFFVASLLMDGPAVMLQSLVTIDFVTVASLVYLAFVATIIGYGIWGSLLGRYETWRVAPLSLLVPVVGMASAALLLDETLSATQLVGAALIMAGLYINVFGLKVRRAVNG
- a CDS encoding GNAT family N-acetyltransferase, encoding MPDWQARPLPQRVVLEGKYCRLEPLDPEAHTKSLLKAWGKAQDGRDWTYLGTGPFASEAEFAGHIDAIAASNDPLHYAIIDNLSGYALGTVALMRIDPTNGVMEVGFVTFSPELKRTVQATEAHYLLMKYAFDELGYRRYEWKCDSLNAPSRSAALRLGFHFEGVFRQLLIYKGRTRDTAWFSIIDGEWPLVKEAFEAWLSDANLPAGKQQRTLSSLREELAAQTPRNLL
- the marA gene encoding MDR efflux pump AcrAB transcriptional activator MarA, with the translated sequence MSRRNNDAVTVHSILDWIEENLETPLSLEKVSQRSGYSKWHLQRMFKKETGHSLGQYIRNRKLTEIAQKLKESDEPILYLAERYGFESQQTLTRTFKNYFSVPPHKYRITHLAGDGKYLHPLNH
- the urtE gene encoding urea ABC transporter ATP-binding subunit UrtE, yielding MLIVDDLNQFYGGSHILRGVSFEAKIGEVTCLLGRNGVGKSTLLKCLMGLIPAKSGSVSWQQNNITSRKPHQRVQAGIAYVPQGREIFPRLTVEENLLMGLSRFAGRDAKQVPEEIYQLFPVLKEMKLRRGGDLSGGQQQQLAIGRALACRPQLLMLDEPTEGIQPSVIKEIGLVISQLAARGDMAILLVEQFYDFAAGLADSYLVMSRGSIVQRGAGRDMETEGVRGLVAI
- the marB gene encoding multiple antibiotic resistance regulatory protein MarB; this encodes MKRFIAAAALVLALVSGNVLAEQSGSYNASQANHGGMMMPPADSPAGNTISDKSEHLGTPYYNGHE
- the ydeE gene encoding efflux MFS transporter YdeE; translated protein: MTIYKKWFSGKALSTSVLLIASLLLTVGRGLTLPFMTIYLSRQYAMPLKEIGFALTLALTAGVVFSLWFGILADKFDKKISMLLSIILFLGGFIAIPLVNNAVLVVVFYSLINCAYSVFATVLKGYFSDTLEIHQKPKIFSLNYTFANIGWTVGPPIGTLAVLYSTNLPFWLSGLTAVIPFILISRYVHSAPVNENAQPGTTVLSPRTMLQDRALMYFTLSAFLGSLVYGSFAACLSQYAIAISDSSLAEKVVGVVLPVNAFVVVVFQYLIGKRIRPDNIRKLMFYGTLFFMAGLAGFMLSGNNLLLWGISAAVFTVGELIYAPGEYMLVDNIAPPGLKASYFAAQQLGWLGGACNPMITGLLLTWFAPSILFVVLMAAIVLAYFMIVRGMAVKSPTIPSMF